From Deinococcota bacterium, one genomic window encodes:
- a CDS encoding MOSC domain-containing protein, with translation MTGEIVSLHAGGQGLAKEGAPSLVLVEGYGARGDRHAGRDRDRAVLITPASSYLYIARAGILLRYGMLGENLVLAGLDPHQLPSGSRLRLGDAVLELTTACTVCSSLSSIDLRLPKLAYDRRGVYARVVAGGRVHRGQAVTVTTALASPAQAPPDS, from the coding sequence GTGACGGGTGAGATCGTTTCGCTTCATGCGGGCGGCCAGGGCCTAGCCAAGGAGGGCGCCCCAAGCCTCGTGCTGGTTGAGGGCTACGGGGCGCGCGGCGACCGGCACGCCGGGAGGGACCGCGACCGCGCGGTGCTCATCACGCCGGCCAGCAGCTACCTTTATATTGCCCGCGCGGGGATTTTGCTGCGCTACGGCATGCTCGGCGAGAACCTCGTCCTTGCCGGGCTCGACCCGCACCAGCTCCCGAGCGGCTCGCGTTTGCGGCTTGGCGACGCGGTTCTCGAGCTGACCACGGCCTGCACCGTTTGCAGCAGCTTGAGCAGCATCGACCTTCGGCTGCCCAAGCTCGCCTACGACAGGCGAGGCGTCTACGCCAGGGTTGTGGCAGGGGGAAGGGTCCACCGCGGGCAAGCCGTGACCGTGACGACAGCCCTCGCGTCTCCCGCGCAAGCGCCTCCCGACTCGTGA
- a CDS encoding cold-shock protein — MATGTVKWFNGEKGFGFIEQSDGGADVFCHFSAINSDGYRSLNEGDEVEFEVEQGQKGLQAKNVKVTHAAPAAPRQQRSRY; from the coding sequence ATGGCAACAGGTACGGTAAAGTGGTTCAACGGCGAAAAGGGCTTCGGCTTCATCGAGCAGAGTGACGGGGGCGCGGATGTGTTCTGTCACTTCTCGGCCATCAACTCCGACGGCTACCGCAGCCTTAACGAGGGCGACGAAGTCGAGTTCGAGGTTGAACAGGGCCAGAAGGGCCTGCAAGCCAAAAACGTCAAAGTCACCCATGCTGCGCCCGCAGCGCCCCGTCAGCAAAGATCGCGCTACTAA
- a CDS encoding ROK family protein, with protein sequence MLLRLFLRRARTVLKRGEAINSALIRQFNVARIFHALRDHPDSSQLELSSYAGVNKATVSAVIAQLDEAGLIHRSVRQSKGRPGRPEVALSISAQAGLLVGVRLEPSTIRLIATSLDGQVRGRLQVAGSRDVEGALHQLREATLRLAATCGFTVGAVRGIGVGIPGLMDSSGRLVLAPNLGWRDVAILERLREALDAPVFVDNDTKAAALAEKLFGKGRKVRDFIYITGHSGVGGGLFLGGRLYRGAGGFAGEIGHIKVVPGGRPCACGGRGCLEAYASEEAILARLAERGVVLGDIWAVARRAEAGDEEVLAILGETGEFLGLVAANLINVLNPSLVVLGGNLAAVAQAVLPVVARVIEADALSAPRAQARVIVSPLGAESVPMGGVALALEGFLALPGLLTDARLAATEPRDADPRTP encoded by the coding sequence ATGTTGTTGCGGCTGTTTTTGCGGCGTGCCCGCACCGTGCTGAAACGGGGTGAAGCGATCAATTCCGCGCTGATTCGCCAGTTCAATGTCGCTCGCATCTTTCACGCGCTCAGAGACCACCCTGACAGCTCCCAACTCGAGCTGAGCAGCTATGCGGGCGTAAACAAGGCGACGGTGTCGGCGGTGATCGCCCAGCTCGACGAGGCGGGGCTGATCCACCGCAGCGTGAGACAGAGCAAGGGGCGGCCGGGCCGGCCCGAGGTGGCCCTGAGCATCTCCGCCCAGGCCGGCCTCCTCGTCGGGGTGAGGCTCGAGCCCAGCACCATCCGGCTGATAGCGACCTCGCTGGACGGCCAGGTCAGAGGCCGCTTGCAGGTCGCCGGCAGCCGGGACGTCGAAGGGGCCCTCCACCAGCTTCGGGAAGCCACTCTGAGGCTGGCGGCGACCTGCGGCTTTACAGTTGGAGCCGTGCGGGGGATCGGCGTGGGGATCCCCGGCCTCATGGACTCAAGCGGGCGGCTGGTCTTAGCGCCCAACCTGGGCTGGCGCGACGTGGCCATCCTCGAGCGGCTAAGGGAGGCCCTTGACGCGCCCGTCTTCGTCGACAACGACACCAAGGCCGCGGCGCTAGCCGAAAAGCTCTTCGGGAAGGGCCGCAAGGTCAGGGACTTCATCTACATCACCGGCCACTCCGGGGTGGGTGGCGGCCTCTTCCTGGGCGGGCGGCTCTACCGGGGCGCCGGCGGCTTCGCGGGCGAGATCGGCCACATCAAGGTGGTGCCGGGGGGCAGGCCCTGTGCCTGCGGCGGGCGGGGCTGCCTCGAGGCCTACGCCTCGGAAGAGGCGATTCTGGCGCGGCTGGCCGAGCGCGGGGTGGTGCTCGGCGACATCTGGGCGGTCGCACGGCGGGCGGAGGCGGGAGACGAGGAGGTTCTGGCGATCTTGGGGGAGACGGGGGAGTTCCTGGGGCTGGTGGCGGCCAACCTCATCAACGTGCTCAACCCCTCGCTGGTAGTCTTGGGCGGCAACCTGGCCGCCGTCGCCCAGGCCGTCCTGCCGGTGGTGGCGCGCGTGATCGAAGCCGATGCGCTCTCCGCGCCGCGCGCGCAGGCGCGGGTGATCGTCTCGCCGCTGGGCGCCGAGTCGGTGCCGATGGGGGGGGTAGCCCTGGCGCTCGAGGGTTTTCTGGCCTTGCCGGGTCTGCTTACTGACGCCAGGCTGGCCGCAACCGAACCGCGCGACGCCGACCCGCGGACGCCGTGA
- a CDS encoding sugar phosphate isomerase/epimerase — MNPATTPPIALQLYSSRDFGGSLDSLFGEVAAAGYSGVETVGTQGCTAKELRELLGKHGLKVCSSHYALEALQEGLKEIAGFHEAVGNRDLVVPWLPHQLYDDTKESWQTIGRQLGELGARCREHGLRLHYHNHAFEMAEVEGRLGLEWLLDAASPENLGFEPDLAWMVRGGVAPMTLLEGYAGRCELVHIKDLTAEGENADEGGWADVGAGRLPWDELLPAARVAGARWLIVEHDQPKDPVASLRRSARFLQDGLL, encoded by the coding sequence ATGAACCCCGCCACCACGCCGCCTATCGCCCTCCAGCTCTACAGCAGCCGCGACTTTGGCGGCTCCCTGGACAGCCTCTTCGGCGAGGTCGCCGCCGCGGGCTACAGCGGCGTCGAGACCGTCGGTACCCAGGGCTGCACCGCCAAAGAGCTGCGCGAACTTCTAGGCAAGCACGGCCTCAAGGTGTGCTCGAGCCACTACGCACTCGAGGCCCTGCAAGAGGGCCTCAAAGAGATCGCCGGATTTCACGAGGCCGTAGGCAACCGCGACCTGGTGGTGCCGTGGCTGCCTCATCAGCTCTACGACGACACGAAGGAGAGCTGGCAGACCATCGGCCGGCAGTTGGGCGAGCTGGGCGCGCGCTGCCGCGAGCACGGCCTGCGCCTGCACTACCACAACCACGCCTTTGAAATGGCCGAGGTCGAGGGCAGGCTGGGGCTCGAGTGGCTCCTGGACGCGGCCAGCCCCGAGAACCTGGGCTTTGAACCCGACCTGGCCTGGATGGTGCGCGGCGGCGTGGCCCCGATGACGCTGCTGGAGGGCTACGCCGGGCGCTGCGAGCTCGTGCATATCAAGGATCTGACAGCGGAAGGCGAGAACGCCGATGAGGGCGGCTGGGCGGACGTGGGCGCGGGCCGGCTCCCCTGGGACGAGCTGCTGCCGGCGGCAAGGGTAGCCGGGGCGAGGTGGCTCATCGTCGAGCACGACCAGCCCAAGGACCCGGTGGCAAGCCTGCGGAGGAGCGCCCGCTTTTTGCAGGACGGGCTGCTTTAG